From the Companilactobacillus ginsenosidimutans genome, the window ACCATAATGTATTTAGAAATCCTGAAAAGATTAAGAAACTGAAACATACTATATTAAAGGTTAAGAATATTGCGAAGGCTTCGGTAAATTTGTTATGTGGAATGCTCTTTCTGTGTTTCTTCTTGAATCTTAACCAAGCATCATTTGAAATCATTGCCCCGGCGTGGAACAAACCATAAACAATGTAGAACCAAGTTTCACCGTGCCAGAATCCCATGATCAGGAACAGTGCCAAGTAGCCGATATTGGCCATTGTAATTCTGCTCTTGATTAATTTCTTCTTCATCATGAAGAACATTAATCTCATGTAAATGAAATCACGGAACCAGAATGAAAGTGTCATGTGCCATCTATTCCAAAAATCTTTGATGTTGTGTGAACGGAATGGTTGATTAAAATTCATTGGCGTCTTAACACCCATGAAGTTACTAATACCAACTGCGAACAATGAATATCCGGCAAAGTCGAAGAACAAATACATACTGTAAACGTACATATATGCTAGTACCCACCAAGATAGTCCTAGTGGTCCTGAATCTCGATATGACATTGCCAAAGCTTCAACCTTTGGTAACATCAGTGTTCCGAATACGTATCCAATAATGAATTTATATAGGAAACCTAACATCAAACGATGTGTACCTGTTTTCATCATTTCAACGTACTCTTCACGTGTTGGGACCTTCAAAACATCCTTTTGGAATCTCTTAAATCTATCAATAGGTCCAGAAGTAATTGTTGGGAAGAATAGTAAGAATCTGATGAACTCCCAAGGTTTAACTTCTTTAATAGCTCCATCACGAATCTCCATAATCATTTCAACTGATTTGAAGGTCAAGTAACTAATACCCATGAAGGCAAAGAGTGAGATGGTTGGATTTTGTAGCAACGGATCTAACTTTACGAATACCAGCGGAATTATTGCTAAGACAACTGCCCAGAAGAAAACCCAGAAATTATTTTTAGAATTTTCCTTTGTCCGGTACCGCAAGTATGAAAGAACCAGTAACATTTCGAAGAGAATATATGCAATCAGTGAAATCCCTTGGCTCATATTTCCACCAAAAAATGCGGTAATCAAGATAACTACGGTTGCTAATGTCTCGTAAACTCGATAACGCTTGCCATTGTAAAGGCCAATAATGATTG encodes:
- the dltB gene encoding D-alanyl-lipoteichoic acid biosynthesis protein DltB, translated to MHNITPYSSPVYFIYLLLLLLPIIIGLYNGKRYRVYETLATVVILITAFFGGNMSQGISLIAYILFEMLLVLSYLRYRTKENSKNNFWVFFWAVVLAIIPLVFVKLDPLLQNPTISLFAFMGISYLTFKSVEMIMEIRDGAIKEVKPWEFIRFLLFFPTITSGPIDRFKRFQKDVLKVPTREEYVEMMKTGTHRLMLGFLYKFIIGYVFGTLMLPKVEALAMSYRDSGPLGLSWWVLAYMYVYSMYLFFDFAGYSLFAVGISNFMGVKTPMNFNQPFRSHNIKDFWNRWHMTLSFWFRDFIYMRLMFFMMKKKLIKSRITMANIGYLALFLIMGFWHGETWFYIVYGLFHAGAMISNDAWLRFKKKHRKSIPHNKFTEAFAIFLTFNIVCFSFLIFSGFLNTLWFN